The proteins below come from a single Anderseniella sp. Alg231-50 genomic window:
- a CDS encoding alcohol dehydrogenase catalytic domain-containing protein: protein MKTRAAVAFEAGKPLEIVEVDLEGPKAGEVLVEVKATGICHTDEFTRSGDDPEGAFPAILGHEGAGVVLEVGPGVTSLEVGDHVIPLYTPECRECEYCLNPKTNLCQKIRSTQGAGLMPDGTXRFSYKGEK, encoded by the coding sequence ATGAAAACCCGTGCAGCTGTTGCATTTGAGGCGGGTAAACCGCTGGAAATCGTCGAAGTGGACCTTGAAGGTCCCAAGGCCGGCGAGGTGCTGGTCGAGGTCAAGGCGACCGGCATCTGCCACACTGATGAGTTCACCCGCTCCGGCGATGATCCAGAAGGTGCGTTTCCCGCCATTCTGGGCCATGAAGGCGCCGGTGTGGTGTTAGAGGTCGGGCCCGGCGTGACCTCGCTGGAAGTGGGCGATCACGTGATCCCGCTGTACACGCCGGAATGCCGCGAGTGCGAGTACTGCCTCAACCCGAAAACCAACCTGTGCCAGAAAATCCGCTCCACGCAGGGCGCCGGCCTGATGCCGGACGGCACCAGMCGGTTTTCCTACAAGGGCGAGAAG